One genomic segment of Scomber japonicus isolate fScoJap1 chromosome 23, fScoJap1.pri, whole genome shotgun sequence includes these proteins:
- the cep83 gene encoding centrosomal protein of 83 kDa yields the protein MSSRRAEMTSSAFGQSAPLIPNLETGMGKSAAMLGLSAGLGGAEMELQKMLIDERMKCENHRTNYQTLKAEHASLQDEFTRAQGELKRLLSDRQAQQEKLQLLLAELRGELLDKTREMEELRLQVMTPQRLELLRAQVQQEMEAPVRERFNKLEEETEKYRSEYNKLRYEYTFLKSQFDHQREEHARILEERRIRYHAEISHLEKDREDLVAQYQGSDSLRDGRRVEALLREKAQLHLRLKGLEAEVAELRAQKEDSGQQAENVQRIQIRQLTESQAAVKSLEAERQSLRLQLERMDSELHQSHEQNSQLTGRLHKAEREVNSLTCQIESLKHSHKLEVASIKLECARSKGEVERDRDTLQGQIDGLQADVEVFKAAVERHKEILVEKEREMVRKVQSTHDEEFRKTAALHEEKLELENRLAAMEQQRALQDATDHSQKEEWEERIRNAQQGEETARRELQSLRTKLQQQSSQLEELERQKTEIGDLQQQNKDLGVQLGTLSQSESDLMETNQRLRETLDRVREELRMARAQTERSQHEAERLTEDRRVEWLEEKHKLQEREAELQQKYSQVKEKLQRAAVAQKKRKTQTENKEKRLQDKMQLLEAKIEELELEAVTAKKRTSHSEEQPQFNRRLKELQRRHNEFRRLLLGGQSALSAAPAFLTSSPSPFLLIGSEGPLSNIPEEQHQRELSLLRRRLEDLESAQQQQLEELGSLVHRDRDLTPQPDL from the exons ATGTCCTCTCGTAGAGCTGAGATGACCTCTTCTGCTTTTGgacagtctgctcctctcatccCAAACCTGGAGACCGGGATGGGGAAGTCTGCAGCCATGCTGGGGTTGTCTGCCGGTTTGGGGGGAGCAGAAATGGAGCTGCAAAAAATGCTAATCGATGAGAGGATGAAGTGTGAAAACCACAGGACCAACTACCAGACTCTAAAAGCAGAACATGCCAG CTTGCAGGATGAGTTCACAAGGGCGCAGGGGGAACTGAAGCGCCTGCTGAGCGACAGACAGGCTCAGCAGGAGAAACTGCAGCTGCTGTTGGCCGAGCTGCGAGGAGAGCTGCTGGACAAAACCAGGGAGATGGAGGAGCTTCGGCTGCAG GTGATGACCCCTCAGCGGCTGGAGTTGCTCAGAGCTCAGGTGCAGCAGGAGATGGAGGCTCCAGTCAGAGAGCGCTTCAACAAGCTGGAGGAG GAGACGGAGAAGTACAGATCAGAGTACAACAAGCTGAGGTATGAGTACACCTTCCTCAAGTCCCAGTTTGACCACCAGAGGGAAGAACACGCTCGTATACTGGAGGAGCGGAGGATACGCTACCATGCAGAG ATCTCTCATCTGGAGAAGGATAGGGAGGACCTGGTGGCTCAGTACCAGGGTTCAGACTCACTGCGCGACGGGAGACGAGTGGAGGCTCTGCTGAGGGAGAAAGCTCAGCTCCACCTGCGGCTGAAGGGTCTGGAGGCGGAGGTGGCCGAACTCCGAGCCCAGAAAGAAGACTCGGGCCAGCAGGCTGAGAACGTCCAGCGCATCCAGATCCGACAGCTCACAGAGTCTCAGGCTGCTGTGAAGTCGCTGGAg GCGGAGCGTCAATCTCTGCGTCTCCAGCTGGAGCGGATGGACAGCGAGCTTCATCAGAGCCACGAGCAGAACAGCCAGCTCACCGGACGACTGCACAAAGCCGAGAGAGAAGTCAACTCCCTCACCTGCCAG ATTGAAAGCCTGAAGCACTCCCACAAACTAGAGGTGGCCAGCATCAAACTGGAGTGCGCCCGCTCTAAAGGGGAAGTGGAACGGGACAGAGATACACTGCAGGGGCAGATTGACG GTCTGCAGGCAGACGTGGAGGTGTTTAAGGCGGCGGTGGAGCGACACAAAGAAATCctggtggagaaagagagggagatggtGAGGAAGGTGCAGTCCACTCACGATGAGGAGTTCCGCAAAACTGCAGCTTTGCACGAAGAGAA GTTAGAATTGGAGAACCGTCTGGCGGCGATGGAACAGCAGAGAGCTCTGCAGGACGCCACCGACCACTCCCAGAaagaggagtgggaggagcGCATCCGTAACGCCCAACAAGGCGAGGAGACAGCTCGCAGAGAACTACAGAGCCTGAG AACCAAACTACAGCAACAAAGCTCACAGCTGGAGGAGCttgagagacagaaaacagaaattgGTGACCTACAGCAG CAAAACAAGGACCTGGGTGTCCAGTTGGGGACGCTGTCTCAGTCTGAAAGTGACCTGATGGAGACAAACCAGCGCCTGAGAGAGACACTGGACAGAGTGAGGGAGGAGCTGAGGATGGCTCGAGCTCAGACCGAGAGGAGCCAACACGAGGCTGAGAG GCTGACGGAGGACCGGCGTGTTGAGTGGTTGGAGGAGAAACACAAGCTGCAGGAGAGGgaagcagagctgcagcagaagtACTCTCAGGTCAAAGAGAAACTGCAGAGGGCAGCTGTGGCCCAGAAGAAG aggaaaacacagaccgagaacaaagagaagagacTGCAGGATAAAATGCAGTTGCTGGAGGCCAAGATAGAAGAGTTGGAACTGGAAGCCGTCACAGCCAAGAA ACGTACATCCCACTCAGAGGAACAGCCTCAGTTCAACAGGCGGTTGAAGGAGCTGCAGCGGCGACACAACGAGTTTCGGCGCCTCCTGCTGGGTGGTCAGAGTGCCCTCAGTGCGGCCCCCGCCTTTCTCACCTCCTCGCCCAGCCCCTTCCTCCTCATCGGGTCTGAGGGGCCGTTATCCAACATACCG GAGGAGCAGCATCAGAGGGAGCTGTCTCTGTTGCGTCGGAGGCTGGAGGACCTGGAGAGcgcccagcagcagcagctggaggaacTGGGGTCTCTGGTGCACAGGGATCGGGACCTCACTCCCCAGCCTGACCTTTGA